The window aaacaatcaagGGGAGGCAAGTTATTCTTAATTgcatatattgatgatattattattgTCACAGGAGATGACTTGGTTAGTATAGCTTAACTAAAGCTCTACCCTTAACAATAGTTTCAGACTAAAGACTTGGGCAAGTTGAAGTATTTCCTAAAAATTGAAGTGACACGGTCACAAAAAGGTATTGTTCTATTATAGTGAGAGCATGCCCATAATTTGCTCGCTAAGATAGGCATGTTGGAATCAACACCTCTTGATTCACCAATGGAACAAGGAGATAATCTAGTTGCTAAGggaagagagattcttgataatCCTAAGAGATAATTAAAAACCAGTAGGCAAACTAAATTATCTCACAATTGCTCAACCAGACATTGCATTTCCAATTAGTGTggtaaactaatttttgtcttCTCCTTGTACATTTCACTGGGATGCAATCATTGGATTTTGAGGCACTTGAAGAAGATTATGAGGAAATGAATTGTTTACCAAAATCATGGCCATAGCAGAGTTTTAGGATTCTCTGATGTTGATTGGACAAGGTCTCCAGATAATAGGAGATTGACCACTAGCTATTGTACCTTGGTTAAAGGAAATCTGGTATCATGGAAGAGTAAGCAATAGAATGCTATTGTCCGCTCAAGTGCTAAATCAGAATATAGAGTCATGACACAAGTGACACATGAATTAGTGTAGATTTAGTAGCTATTGATTGAATTAGGCTTTAAAACTTAGGTTTCTATGCCTTTGTGGTGTGACAACAAGGTTGCAGCATATATAACTTCCAATCCTAtgtttcatgagagaacaaaacacattgagaTCGATTGTCATTATATAAAAGAGAAGCTATAGAGTGGAGTGATCCTTCCAAGTCACATTACGACTGGTGAACAACTTTTAGACATATTTACTATACCTCTAGGTAATGGGAGGAtagaatatatttataataagcTAGATGTGACTATTATCTATGCTCTAACGTAAGGGGGAGTATTAGAGATATTTAGGTATCTTCTAGAGATATTAAggacattttctttaattattatGATTATGCATATCCCATTTGATTTCCCTAGGTTGTCGTCTATTCAAGCCTATAAATAGACTCCAAGTACTTTATTCTAGATATATTGAAAATATATAGAATATCTCTCTCCCACTTTATTCACAACAATTGGCgatgaataaaaatgaaagcaaaatgtGCTAAAATTGCTTCAGCATTATGTTTTTGTAATGTTTAGATCTTATCTAGGGAACCGTGTTCAAGAAAAATGTACTAAAAGGACATAATACAAGTAAAGAAACAAACCTTGTTTCGAGGTTGCCGAGATCTTTTTCACGGCTATTTCGACCGGAGGATCTGAGATCACCCCTTTGTAAACGCTTCCGAAACCGCCAGTCCCGAGCAGATTCTCCTTGCTGAAGTTGCGAGTGGCCTTTGCTAGCTCCTTGTAGGTGAACATCTTTGGAATGTTCGCAGCCACCCTCGATTGGCTCTCTATGTCGGTGTCCTTCTTGTCTCTCTTCCTTGGTGCTCTTTTAACGAGGTAGACGCATATAATGATGAACAATACCGTCATCACACTTGGCACGACCAAAACCAATATAGTTTTGATCCTGTTGTCTCTCTTGAGCCGCTTTTCCACTGTAGATAAAGGAAAAGAGCTAAATGCCCAATTAATCACCTGGTGGCTTTCGGGAAGAGGACCAGTGCCTCCCGAAAAGCCCACATACACGAGCCTAGGGACCGTTTCCGACATTTTGATCGAATAATTGAGAACGCTTGTTAGTGAATTCCCAGAATATGCTATTAAGATTTGGAATTCATTTTTATAGCCATCATATTCAATTTCGACCGTGATGTCCCTTCCACTTCTTAAGTTCACTCCTGTGCTCTTTAGGCTCTGGGCAACGACTGAGTTAGTAGTGCTCGTCGTGTCTATGCCTATGTGGTTCCCGTCAATATCAAACTCGTTCATGTAAGTGTCCAACTCCACGGCTAGTTGTCGAACAACACCACCTAAATATTCAGTTGAttgaaaagaaatcattttttgatCAACACTCTACAGCAAAGTACCACAAATTTCATATTCTTGGGTGGAAGTACCTTGAGTAGACCGATCAAGAATCCCCATGTATGAGCCAGTACTGTTCGGCGGTGAGGGGCTATTATCCTGTGCGAAAAGGAAAGCCATCCCGTCACCAGAGACTGTGGAATTTGGCGGTGGGGTGATCCTGACGGTGAACGTGGTGGAGATCATGGCAGGCCAAGCAGCCACTGGTTGGGAATAAAGAACCCGCCCTACCTGGTTTGTCGGCATCGACGCAAGGCTCGAATTACCTTTCTCTGGCGTGATGTTCAAATACCCATCTCGCGAGCTGACTGAGCCCATGCAAATGAGCTCTTTACCGGTGCAAGAGCCATGgtcaaaagaagggaaaaagaaacttGTAGGCTCAAGACTTGAAGAGGAAGTTGAGGAATAAGCTTGCTGAGATCCAAGGAAGAGTGAGACAAGGATCGGAAGCAAGAACATGGTTTGGACACAAGAGACCCTGTAACACCAGATGAGGCATTGTTAGTGCCTAATTTTTTGTGTTGGGTGGTGACACGAGTCAAGAGATGGTGATGCAATTTAAGTTACGAGTGCTGAGCTAAAGAGGCAATTCAATTTAAATGGATGTAGCAAAAGCAGAAGCCCAAAAGAacaattatgtttttattttcctaatcaaaGCATAATGCGTCCATGCACATTGGAAAATGACATGTTTCACTTCATTGCGCAATTGACCACTTCGATGTAATGACTACAAAGCTTAGAAAATATGCTTTGTATCCTTTATTTTTAATATCAAAATAAGAGTTTGTAACATAAGTCTTACGTTGGATAGCTAACCATATACCTCATATCAGTTGACAGACTAGACTTACAGAACCGCTTTTTATTCCTTAGCACAAATTCCGATTTCCCCAACTCCCGTCCACCCCCAACAACTTCGTACCGTCATTTGTCTCCATGGCCTTCACCACCCTAAGACATGAGGTCGCCATGCCCTTTCACGGTCCTTgcgagagagagatagagagagacagagagagatagagagagacagTGGGCTTGCGCTAGAGAGCAAAGCTGCAGTGCCTGTGATAGCTAGCCATGATCAACGAGTGCAAGTGTATGTGGGTGTAGAAGACTAGGCTTTGGAGATTTGTTATGAGTTTGTGGTTGGTAATATTAGATCTaggttgatattttttttttccagggaGAGTGATTTGGTTCTTTGGATAATTTGTTTAATAAGAAGCAGAACAGTATTTTAAAAAAGGGATAAATatacttgaaattttaaaatttatcaccaaaatgcaattgagtcttaattttttcaaaagtgcaattaagttcgaAGATTTATAAATTAATGTAATCTAGTCTTGTTGTTAACTCTATCCAACTTgactattggaaaaaaaaaaaaaagtaacatgACTTGTTTGCTATTTTCTCTATACTACGTGATGTTGACATCACTAAACAAAAAACATAATACTAAAATGATATCGTTTTGGTCTAAATCTAATTCttttttagccaaattttaaataaaaggttacatttttttttaaaaagagagaaagaaaaagaatggtgCCTTGCAACACTTTCAACCTTAGGTAGGGACTAAAGACCTAGGAACTAGTGACTATTAGCTAGAGACCTGAGCAATCGGGCatcaccccaccccaccccaaccccaaccccccATTGCCATTTTTAGTAATGGTGGGATGATAGCGACAAGGGTTGATTtgttttgtgttcttttttcataaaacaaaatggcatttttatttttaatctaatttaactcaaatttggtttgaaataaaaacaatgtcattttagCGACATGTTTTATGTTTTAGTAATGTCAACGTtacataggagagagaaaatagcaATAAACATTTTACATTAACCAAGTAGGATGGAGCTTTTGACTAAAAACAATAAGAAGGAATTAATAGAACGACTTGATTGTATCATTTGATAAGTTTttaaggacttaattgcactttttaaaaagttttaagaattct of the Eucalyptus grandis isolate ANBG69807.140 chromosome 10, ASM1654582v1, whole genome shotgun sequence genome contains:
- the LOC104437044 gene encoding probable L-type lectin-domain containing receptor kinase S.5 → MDGTLFLFEVMLAVRRIATKTFFFQHNRVEIARVSCVQTMFLLPILVSLFLGSQQAYSSTSSSSLEPTSFFFPSFDHGSCTGKELICMGSVSSRDGYLNITPEKGNSSLASMPTNQVGRVLYSQPVAAWPAMISTTFTVRITPPPNSTVSGDGMAFLFAQDNSPSPPNSTGSYMGILDRSTQGGVVRQLAVELDTYMNEFDIDGNHIGIDTTSTTNSVVAQSLKSTGVNLRSGRDITVEIEYDGYKNEFQILIAYSGNSLTSVLNYSIKMSETVPRLVYVGFSGGTGPLPESHQVINWAFSSFPLSTVEKRLKRDNRIKTILVLVVPSVMTVLFIIICVYLVKRAPRKRDKKDTDIESQSRVAANIPKMFTYKELAKATRNFSKENLLGTGGFGSVYKGVISDPPVEIAVKKISATSKQGERQYLAEICTIGRMRHKNIVQLQGWCHEGEQLLLVYQYMANGSLDRFIGKLSLNWETRYEILTGIASALLYLHEECGNPVVHRDIKPNNVMLDANYNAYLGDFGLARLIQSDASSTTMLAGTPGYLAPEVAYLGKATPESDVYSFGMVVLEVVCGKRSKGITEENNLVDYVWSLYGEDSLLECVDEQMEGQFDEEQVERALIVGLACLHPYSACRPRMRKVVQIFLNPDEPLMELPKSRPSMAFVPVSFSGLTTVGYSSTSRTKSAFARSPLSSPQEIELNHE